The Spirochaetota bacterium sequence CAACGCGCGCTACCTCCACTCCGAGATCGAGACGATCGAGCGGGTCGAGATCATTCGCGACCTCCGCAAGGGGGTGTTCGACTGCCTGGTGGGGATAAACCTTCTGCGCGAGGGGCTCGACCTTCCCGAGGTGTCGCTCGTCGCGATCCTTGACGCCGACAAGGAGGGCTTTTTACGGTCGGCACGTTCGCTCATCCAGACGTCGGGGCGCGCCGCGCGCAACCTGAACGGCATGGTCATCATGTACGCGGACAAGATCACGGACTCGATGAAGCAGGCGATAGACGAGACGAACCGCCGGCGCGTGATCCAGGATCGCTACAACACGGACAACAACATTACGCCCATGTCGGTGAGCAAGGACATCCTCGACATCATCGAACGGGAGTACCACACCGACGACAGCCTGGCCGATTACGTGGCCGAGTACAAGACCGCCTACCGCACGACAAGCCTCACGAAGCTCGCCGAAATACGCGAAAAGGTAAAAACGGATATGCTCGCGGCGGCCGAAGGAATGGAATTCGAAAAGGCCGCGGTGCTGCGCGACCAGATGATGGATATAGAACAGAAGATGGCGCTGCTTGAAAAGGCGAAGAAATGAGCGAGCTCGAGCAAAACCCCGGCGTCCTTGCGCTGATAGACGCCGCCGTGAACGAGGACCTGGGCCCCGGAGACGTTACCTCGAACGCGATCTTTGGCGAAGGGGACGCCGCGCGCGCCCGGATCGTCGCCAAGGCGGCGGGGGTGCTCTGTGGCGCCTGGATCGTGCGCGCGGTATACGGACGGATAGACCCGGCCGTGGGGGTATCGATACTCATGGAGGAGGGAGCGCGCCTCGTACCCGGAAACGTGGTCGTCTCGCTCGAGGGCCCGGTGAAATCGATCCTGGGCGGAGAGCGCATCGCCCTGAACTTTTTCCAGCGCATGTCCGGGATCGCCACGAAAACCGCGTCACTGTGCGCGCTCATCGGGGACGGCGCGCTCCGGGTGCTCGATACGCGCAAGACCCTACCCGGCTTCCGGCTCCTGGACAAGTATTCGGTGAAAACCGGCGGGGGTACGAACCACCGGATGGGCCTCTACGACATGGTGATGATCAAGGACAACCACATCCGCGCCGCGGGCGGCATACGGCAGGCGATGGAAAAGGTGCGCGCGGCCTACGGCACCGCGTATCGGACCGAAATCGAGGCGACCACCCTGGACGAGGTTCAAGAGGCGATGGATTCCGGGGCCGATAGTATCATGCTGGACAACATGGACATCCCCGCGATGAAGCGCGCCGTCGCGCTCGTTGCGGGAAGGGCGAAGATCGAAATTTCGGGTAACGTCGACGAAACAAGCATCGTACGGCTGAAGGACGTCGGGGCCGACTTCGTGTCTATCGGCGCCCTCACCCACTCCGTGGCCGCCTTCGATTTTTCCATGAAATTCGACTGATCAGTACGTGTAAAAGCCCCTTCCCGATTTTCTCCCCAGGTACCCGGCGGCGACATACTGTTTCAGGAGCGGGCACGGCCTGTATTTCGGGTCCCCAAAGCCGCGGTACAATTCCTCGATGACCGCGAGCACGATATCCAGGCCCACGAGGTCGGCGAGCTCGAGCGCCCCCATGGGATGGTTCATGCCCAGCTTCATCACCTTGTCGATCGCCTCGACGCTTCCGGCGTTCTCGTAGAGCGCGTAGATCGCCTCGTTGATCATGGGCATGAGGATCCGGTTCAGGAGGAAGCCGGGATAGTCGCGCGCTTCCACGTACTCTTTCCCGAGCTTCTTCACCACCTGTTTCGCCGTGGCGAAGGTCTCGCGCGTCGTCGCCAGGCCGCACACGATTTCCACGAGGCGCATGACGCGTACGGGATTCAGGAAGTGAATGCCGATCACGGATTCCGGCCTGCGGGTCGCGGAGGCGATCGCGGTAATCGAGATGGACGAGGTGATCGAGGCGAGGATCACTTCCGGCTTGCAAATCTCGTCGAGCCGCGCGAACAGCGCTTTCTTCGTGGCGAGGTCCTCGGTCACGCATTCCAGGATGATATCCGCCGCAGCGAGTCCCTCGATTTCCGCTGATATCTGGATGAGACCCATCGCCGCATCGGCCTTGCCGGCGCCTGTCTTTCCCTCGCGCTCGTGGCGCTCCATGCGCGCGCGCACCCGGGCGAGCGCGACGTCGCGCTGAACGGGGTTATTGTCGTAGAGTATCACCCTTAGGCCGCGCTCGCTTATATGTTCCGCGAGCTCGAGTCCCATAATCCCCGCGCCGATGATCCCGAAAAGTTCCATATCCTGCTCCCGCTGAAATTATATCCGGACGTACATGACGCCCGGAACGGCCCCCCGGCTATTCCGAATCAATCCTGTGGCGACGGTTTCCCGCGAGGAAAGCGCCTATGTTCTTCGCGATCTCCGCGACAAGGCGTTCCCGGGCCTCGCGTCCGGCCCACGCGACGTGGGGCGTGACGATGCACCGCGGAGCGCCCAGGAGCGGGTGATCCGGCGGGGGAGGCTCTTCATCGAGAACGTCTATGGCCGCGCCCGCAATGCTTCCCGCGTGCAGGGCCCGTACCAGCGCCGCCGTGTCGACGATCGCACCGCGCGCGGTATTCAGCAGGAAAGCCGTGGGTTTCATCTTGAAGAGAAATTCCTCCCCTATGAGGAGGCGCGTTTCATTCGTGAGCGGCAGGTGCACACTCACGAAATCCGCACGCGCGGCGATCCCCTGGAGGTCGCCACGTTCAAAGGCGTCGGTGGCGGCACCCGCGCGCCTGAGCGCCAGGACCTTCATCCCGAACGAGGACGCGAGGTGCGCGACCCGACTCCCGATCGCGCCCATCCCCAGGATTCCCATTACCTTCCCGTGCAGCTCGAACGAAGGCCAGTTTCCCATCGTAAAGACGGGCGAGCGGCTCCACTCGCCCCGGCGCGCCGCCTCGTCATAGCGCTGTATGTTCGTCGCGAGCACCAGGACCTGTGTCATCGTGAATTGCGCGACCGAGTCCGTGGAGTACCCGGGGACGTTGGCCACGGCGATTCCCGCCCGTTCCGCCGCGGGTATGTCTACGTTGTTAAGACCGGTTGCCGCGATGGCTATCATGCGAAGCGACGGGTTCGCGGCGATCGTCTCCGCGCCAAGGACCACCTTGTTGCTGATCGCGATCTCGATCCCGTGCATGCGCGCGGAAAGCTCCGCGGGAGCGGTATGATCGTAGCGTTGGAACGCGCCCAGGGCGTGCAGGGACGAAAAGTCGATGTCCCCGTAATCGACCGTGGATGCGTCAAGGAATGCGATTGTGGTTTTCATGCTTCACGCGCGATCGTCTGCACGAATACTAGGACCGGAATCCGGGCTATTTTGCAATAGAATTTTTAGCGGGGGTCATGGCGC is a genomic window containing:
- the nadC gene encoding carboxylating nicotinate-nucleotide diphosphorylase, with translation MSELEQNPGVLALIDAAVNEDLGPGDVTSNAIFGEGDAARARIVAKAAGVLCGAWIVRAVYGRIDPAVGVSILMEEGARLVPGNVVVSLEGPVKSILGGERIALNFFQRMSGIATKTASLCALIGDGALRVLDTRKTLPGFRLLDKYSVKTGGGTNHRMGLYDMVMIKDNHIRAAGGIRQAMEKVRAAYGTAYRTEIEATTLDEVQEAMDSGADSIMLDNMDIPAMKRAVALVAGRAKIEISGNVDETSIVRLKDVGADFVSIGALTHSVAAFDFSMKFD
- a CDS encoding 3-hydroxybutyryl-CoA dehydrogenase (converts (S)-3-hydroxybutanoyl-CoA to 3-acetoacetyl-CoA), with amino-acid sequence MELFGIIGAGIMGLELAEHISERGLRVILYDNNPVQRDVALARVRARMERHEREGKTGAGKADAAMGLIQISAEIEGLAAADIILECVTEDLATKKALFARLDEICKPEVILASITSSISITAIASATRRPESVIGIHFLNPVRVMRLVEIVCGLATTRETFATAKQVVKKLGKEYVEARDYPGFLLNRILMPMINEAIYALYENAGSVEAIDKVMKLGMNHPMGALELADLVGLDIVLAVIEELYRGFGDPKYRPCPLLKQYVAAGYLGRKSGRGFYTY